In the genome of Sneathia sanguinegens, one region contains:
- a CDS encoding PTS system mannose/fructose/sorbose family transporter subunit IID: MESNENKYKDTEVRKVITPSLLNKMIIRSCFLQSSFNYERMQACGWLFSLLPGLKAIHKDKDDLKKSMKLHMEFFNTHPFLVNFIQGVVLAMEENKEDISAIRGFKVATMGPLGGIGDSIFWLTVLPIAAGIGAAFAIEGQIIGPIFFLIFFNLIQFALRYFLMYYGYNKGVSTITKLKENTQKFANAATIVGVTVVGALVALYIKINLAVVIPAGKAKVELQAGVIDKIMPAFLPAVYTALMYYLIKKKFSPIYLVAITLIISIIGKYIGVF, from the coding sequence ATGGAATCTAATGAAAATAAATATAAAGATACTGAAGTTAGAAAGGTTATAACACCATCATTATTAAATAAGATGATAATTCGTTCATGTTTCTTACAATCTTCATTTAATTATGAAAGAATGCAAGCTTGTGGTTGGTTATTTAGCTTACTTCCAGGATTAAAAGCAATACATAAAGATAAAGACGATTTGAAAAAATCTATGAAATTACATATGGAATTTTTCAATACTCACCCTTTCTTAGTTAATTTTATACAAGGTGTAGTATTGGCTATGGAAGAAAATAAAGAAGATATAAGTGCAATAAGAGGGTTTAAAGTAGCGACTATGGGACCTTTAGGTGGTATAGGAGATTCAATATTTTGGTTGACAGTTTTACCTATAGCAGCAGGTATAGGAGCAGCTTTTGCCATAGAAGGTCAAATAATAGGACCAATTTTCTTCTTGATCTTCTTTAATTTAATACAATTTGCATTAAGATATTTCTTAATGTACTATGGATACAATAAAGGTGTTTCAACTATTACAAAATTAAAAGAAAATACTCAAAAATTTGCTAATGCAGCAACTATAGTTGGGGTTACAGTAGTTGGAGCTTTAGTTGCTCTATATATTAAAATTAATTTGGCTGTAGTTATACCAGCAGGTAAGGCAAAAGTAGAATTACAAGCTGGAGTTATAGATAAGATTATGCCTGCATTTTTACCAGCAGTATATACAGCATTAATGTATTATTTAATTAAGAAAAAATTCTCACCTATATATCTTGTTGCAATAACATTAATAATTTCAATAATTGGAAAATATATAGGAGTATTCTAA
- a CDS encoding LacI family DNA-binding transcriptional regulator produces the protein MKKITINDIAKMAKTSKTTVSFYLNNKFDAMSEETKNRIKKVIDETNYSPSLVARSLSMSKTNLIGVIIGDITNVFSNQIVKGIEAYLNKYNYQIIIGNSNYEYERESKLIDKFIQIGVEGFIVQPTTNFLPLIEKIKRSGKQLAFIDSNLENDEVVSIKSDNYNSVYKCMETIVNKNKYDRYIMIGASPAELSTRRERAKGFIDSLEMKNIPFHNIIVTNEPTIEEVKRKLLTKLLDNKKTLIFVPNCWLLPIVNQVLDIYRDKMPKSIGLVGFDNIEWCKFVCPKITTIVQPAYEEGYLVAEYLVNMIEKKEEVLEKKVTLMCNVNWEKSVEL, from the coding sequence ATGAAAAAAATTACTATAAATGATATAGCTAAAATGGCTAAAACATCAAAAACTACTGTGTCATTTTACTTGAATAATAAATTTGATGCTATGTCGGAAGAAACTAAGAATAGAATAAAAAAAGTTATAGACGAAACTAATTATTCTCCAAGTCTAGTTGCGAGAAGCTTGAGTATGAGTAAGACGAATCTTATTGGTGTGATAATAGGAGATATTACAAATGTATTTTCTAATCAAATAGTTAAAGGAATAGAAGCATATCTTAATAAATATAATTATCAAATCATAATAGGAAATAGTAATTATGAATATGAAAGAGAAAGTAAATTAATAGATAAATTTATACAAATAGGTGTAGAGGGCTTTATAGTGCAACCTACGACTAATTTTTTACCTTTAATAGAAAAAATAAAAAGAAGTGGAAAACAATTAGCATTTATTGATAGTAATCTTGAAAATGATGAGGTTGTTTCAATAAAATCTGATAACTATAATTCAGTATACAAGTGTATGGAAACAATTGTGAATAAGAATAAATATGATAGATATATTATGATAGGTGCAAGCCCAGCTGAACTTAGTACGAGAAGGGAGAGGGCGAAAGGCTTTATTGATAGCCTTGAAATGAAGAATATACCTTTTCATAATATTATTGTTACCAATGAACCTACAATAGAAGAAGTTAAAAGAAAATTATTAACTAAATTGCTTGATAATAAAAAGACTTTAATATTTGTTCCTAATTGTTGGCTACTACCAATAGTTAACCAAGTTTTGGATATTTATAGGGATAAAATGCCAAAAAGTATAGGCTTAGTTGGTTTTGATAATATAGAATGGTGTAAATTTGTATGCCCTAAGATCACGACTATAGTACAACCTGCATATGAAGAAGGATATTTGGTGGCAGAATATTTGGTAAATATGATAGAAAAAAAAGAAGAAGTATTAGAAAAAAAAGTAACATTAATGTGTAATGTTAATTGGGAAAAATCAGTAGAATTATAG
- the agaW gene encoding PTS N-acetylgalactosamine transporter subunit IIC: MLLQAILIAIWAGICGIDQFDGLESIHRPIVSGLVIGLILGDVKTGLIVGGTLELVWMGLVPLAGAQPPNIVVGGIIGVSLAILSGLNPTAAVGLSFPFAVIAQMLVTLMFTIFTPLMHTADKYAEEANTRGIELINYSQLVIRFIFWGLIAFVVIFFGAEKTGYLVTLMPEKLIQGFSIAGGMMPAVGFALLLNIMLKKQYVPFLIIGFVLAAYLKLDILAISGLGVAIALLEYYRESGKASVKEEEYEDGI; this comes from the coding sequence ATGTTATTACAAGCTATTTTAATCGCTATATGGGCTGGGATTTGTGGAATAGATCAATTTGATGGTCTTGAATCAATTCATAGACCAATAGTATCTGGGTTAGTCATAGGATTAATACTAGGTGATGTAAAAACAGGTCTAATAGTTGGAGGAACATTAGAACTTGTTTGGATGGGCTTGGTTCCTTTAGCAGGAGCACAACCGCCTAACATAGTTGTAGGAGGTATAATAGGAGTATCACTTGCAATATTATCAGGATTAAATCCAACTGCTGCAGTAGGATTATCATTTCCATTTGCAGTAATTGCACAAATGTTGGTAACGCTTATGTTTACAATATTTACTCCATTAATGCATACAGCTGATAAATATGCTGAAGAAGCAAATACTAGAGGAATAGAACTTATAAACTATTCACAATTAGTTATTAGATTTATATTTTGGGGCTTGATAGCATTTGTTGTTATATTCTTTGGTGCTGAAAAAACAGGTTATTTAGTAACATTAATGCCTGAAAAATTAATACAAGGTTTCTCAATAGCAGGTGGAATGATGCCGGCAGTAGGTTTCGCATTGCTACTTAATATTATGTTAAAGAAACAATATGTACCATTCTTGATTATTGGTTTTGTATTAGCAGCATATTTAAAATTAGACATATTAGCAATATCAGGATTAGGAGTTGCAATTGCCTTATTAGAATATTATAGAGAATCAGGTAAAGCTAGTGTTAAAGAGGAGGAATATGAAGATGGAATCTAA
- the agaV gene encoding PTS N-acetylgalactosamine transporter subunit IIB — MPNILAARIDNRLIHGQVGMTWVNSLQANLILVANDEVSKDTVQQSLMDMVVPSGVQTRYFSIEKTAQVINKASDRQKILLVVKTIADVERLTKLGLKLDEWIVGNLHFSEGKKQITSTVSVTEEEVNIFKNLMKQNIRFTIKGVPSDSGQDMSKLI, encoded by the coding sequence ATGCCTAATATATTGGCAGCAAGAATAGACAATAGATTAATACATGGTCAAGTCGGAATGACTTGGGTTAATAGCTTACAAGCTAATTTAATTTTAGTAGCAAATGATGAAGTATCAAAAGATACTGTCCAACAAAGTTTGATGGATATGGTAGTTCCTAGTGGAGTTCAAACAAGATATTTTTCAATTGAAAAAACAGCACAAGTAATTAATAAGGCAAGCGATAGACAAAAGATATTGCTTGTTGTAAAGACAATAGCTGATGTAGAAAGATTAACAAAATTAGGATTGAAATTAGACGAATGGATAGTTGGTAATTTACATTTTTCTGAAGGAAAGAAACAAATAACTTCTACAGTTTCTGTAACAGAAGAAGAAGTAAATATTTTTAAAAATTTAATGAAACAAAACATTAGATTCACTATTAAAGGTGTACCTAGTGATTCAGGGCAAGATATGTCTAAATTAATATGA
- a CDS encoding YadA-like family protein — protein MKHLELKELTRYLKKNLKKKISISKALVISYILTGLVGIQSMADYDVVKDGKYVVRVNEYHVWLGKGHKFLRHNNSNAEYVLIGKDLEGDLWSVSTGLSNVTGQNSITYGRALRNPGLYSSLIGTESTIEGGNVNYTIAYGHQLKASNTVNGVLMVNNGKITNASNAVIVGTQLDTVSAQNGIVLGKKVDAVNTNGAVIMGSDDSGYNSGFGKRYQRTKGEGNGVTAIGAHTQALANAATAVGVRAKASEGEAAAFGSNAQATASRAVSIGDRAKATLENSVALGSGSVTKESRNQGYLIDGTYEEKNYTRVAAFGGRRLQDILAGAEDTDAVNVLQLKNALKKKISFVPVYETPNNPNVKEVSLDGSIKIGVGNWNQTDAQTQEVIRFAGDNLSTTATNDGIMIAMKESPKFKSLKLGEDGQVDIKLKDKNTLLLNDKGISGLNKGTNDNDAVNLAQLKTGEDIDVNKWTEKLKLKNLELNLFGNVGTSKKTTLAQGIKYKSPILKIEAKENGEVHFELNEAGENKIKQLSKASISLKAKDNDPIKVEESNGAYTLSLEKDKLKNLVETQNLAGKDLDNLTDKAKGNIKKLLEVKGDDKDIKVVKSTSDGKDVYTVSLESTIKDKIEKIGKGTVADNDTNLVTGGQVNQAITNVKNELINKEIQFSGDSGDTITKKLGEKISIQGGKTSDLTENNIGVINENGIMKIKLANNISGLKAINLGDVKLSDEGLDVGSHKITKLSDGINDNDAVNLKQLREVLDKTVNKAVINVQADSPMVVALKHKDGTLEKVVKDPNDGKYYKISDMEGTKHKKDATPVSKDNGDDFVISTIDEDGGLAATKSIKITKVKDGDITKESTDAINGGQLAKILGIDGKTYKIGDDGKIVKVDGNPLYDTIKSNPSTTPSNALEATNAIIAAINKGIKIKADDDETKDKNLGDTIALIHSKEEKDGYSGKNLKTYLTDKGEFALLFNMKPIFTEVTVGDDASGKTVLGKDGLTIKGKDGKEGKITIDNEGKLAIKNGDKTSTLVTEESAKQNLKLSYKVNDETDSKSTSLEQGLTFKSSDIKISSEDKGVINFNIDKASDIDDANKDKLVTVDVIKKYVDKQKESGNKVTGDNSDGTAEGIDDGLNGKTLTEKINALRNGEAGPMVYTDKDGNKLKRGSDGKLYKPSDLNDDGTVKDGKEAVKNVELKLKGDDPVALNNVANAVEKVSDLTDNDDLVDGYKAINKNDLQKVVKAGLNIKGNKGETHQNLGSSLEIKGEGNIETSVEDGKLTITMKKEASFEDGVKLGKGNIELNADDDGNKLTLKGKDQKNVILDGVNDGKIEKDSKEAINGGQINNILSNLGVNSEGKPIDGTNKSLITKILDKDGKESSKDPETLVDAINRTIERVNDVFTIKDDNNGEMKKHLGSEIVIQSLKGQDSDFSGDNVKVQVSDGKIEIGMKKNPTFESVQLGDGANALELSYEKDGLMIKPSTGEAQKILTDKNVNEFGPIKINEGVATIDSPNKEPVILRNLSDGVELNDAVNVKQLKAVKSTANFALGGVANAVAMANLLQVNSYSDYRRNIAVACGYYGHQYALAVGFSGVNEKRRVNYRISGSVNTQGNLALGGGIGIMLGKKEERYAGKLEKLNVAKLLDRIDELEKDKISDRKEIENLKKENQEIKKMLKKILKK, from the coding sequence ATGAAACATTTAGAATTAAAGGAATTAACAAGATACTTAAAAAAGAATTTGAAGAAAAAAATCTCAATATCAAAGGCTTTAGTAATTTCATATATCTTAACAGGATTAGTAGGAATTCAATCTATGGCTGACTATGATGTTGTCAAAGATGGAAAATATGTTGTTCGTGTGAATGAATATCATGTTTGGTTAGGAAAGGGTCATAAATTTTTAAGACATAATAACTCTAATGCTGAATATGTACTTATAGGTAAAGATTTGGAAGGAGATTTGTGGTCAGTTTCTACAGGTCTTTCAAATGTTACTGGTCAAAATTCAATAACCTATGGTAGGGCGCTTAGAAATCCTGGACTATACTCTAGTTTAATAGGTACAGAAAGTACCATTGAAGGCGGGAATGTTAATTATACTATAGCATATGGGCATCAATTAAAGGCATCTAATACTGTAAATGGAGTTTTAATGGTAAATAATGGAAAAATAACAAATGCTTCAAATGCTGTTATTGTGGGTACACAATTAGATACTGTATCTGCACAAAACGGAATTGTTTTAGGTAAAAAAGTTGATGCTGTTAATACTAATGGTGCTGTAATTATGGGATCAGATGATTCTGGTTATAATTCAGGGTTTGGTAAACGGTACCAAAGAACAAAAGGTGAAGGTAATGGAGTAACTGCTATAGGAGCTCATACACAAGCTTTAGCCAATGCAGCGACTGCTGTGGGTGTTAGAGCTAAAGCTTCAGAGGGAGAAGCTGCAGCCTTTGGTTCTAATGCACAAGCTACTGCATCTAGAGCTGTATCTATAGGAGATAGAGCTAAAGCTACTTTAGAAAATTCAGTAGCACTTGGATCAGGTAGTGTTACAAAAGAATCAAGAAATCAAGGATATTTAATAGATGGAACATATGAAGAAAAAAATTATACAAGAGTAGCAGCCTTTGGAGGAAGAAGATTGCAAGATATATTAGCAGGTGCAGAAGATACAGATGCTGTTAATGTATTACAATTAAAAAATGCCTTAAAGAAAAAGATTAGTTTTGTTCCAGTATATGAAACACCTAATAATCCTAACGTAAAAGAAGTAAGCTTAGACGGAAGTATTAAGATAGGTGTTGGAAATTGGAATCAAACAGATGCACAAACTCAAGAAGTGATAAGATTTGCAGGGGATAATTTATCTACAACTGCAACTAATGATGGAATAATGATAGCAATGAAAGAAAGTCCTAAATTTAAGAGCTTAAAACTTGGTGAAGATGGGCAAGTAGATATAAAGTTAAAGGATAAAAATACACTATTATTAAATGATAAAGGTATTAGTGGACTAAATAAAGGAACAAATGATAATGATGCCGTAAATTTAGCACAATTAAAAACAGGTGAAGATATAGATGTAAATAAGTGGACAGAAAAGTTAAAATTAAAAAATCTTGAATTAAATTTATTTGGTAATGTAGGAACTTCAAAAAAGACTACATTAGCTCAAGGTATAAAGTATAAATCACCTATACTTAAAATTGAAGCAAAAGAGAATGGAGAAGTACACTTTGAGTTAAATGAAGCTGGAGAAAATAAGATAAAACAATTAAGTAAAGCTAGTATAAGTTTGAAAGCAAAAGATAATGATCCTATAAAAGTGGAAGAAAGTAATGGAGCATATACTTTAAGCCTAGAAAAAGATAAATTAAAAAATTTAGTTGAAACACAAAATTTAGCAGGAAAAGATTTAGATAATTTAACAGATAAGGCTAAGGGGAATATTAAAAAATTATTAGAAGTTAAAGGTGATGATAAGGACATTAAGGTAGTAAAGTCTACTAGTGATGGTAAAGATGTATATACTGTAAGCTTAGAATCTACAATTAAAGATAAGATTGAAAAAATAGGAAAAGGTACTGTAGCTGACAATGATACTAATTTAGTCACTGGTGGTCAAGTTAATCAAGCTATAACTAATGTTAAAAATGAACTAATAAATAAAGAAATTCAATTTTCTGGTGATTCTGGAGATACAATAACTAAAAAATTAGGTGAAAAAATATCAATTCAAGGTGGAAAAACTTCAGATTTAACAGAGAATAACATTGGTGTAATAAATGAAAATGGTATAATGAAAATTAAACTTGCTAATAATATATCAGGTCTTAAAGCAATTAATTTAGGAGATGTTAAACTTTCTGATGAAGGTCTAGATGTTGGAAGTCACAAAATAACTAAGCTATCTGATGGTATAAATGATAACGATGCTGTTAATTTAAAACAATTAAGAGAAGTTTTAGACAAGACAGTAAATAAGGCAGTAATTAATGTGCAAGCCGATTCACCTATGGTTGTTGCTTTAAAACATAAAGATGGTACATTAGAAAAAGTTGTAAAAGATCCTAATGATGGTAAGTACTACAAGATATCAGATATGGAAGGAACAAAGCATAAAAAAGATGCCACTCCAGTTTCGAAAGATAATGGTGATGACTTTGTTATAAGTACAATAGATGAAGATGGTGGATTAGCAGCAACTAAATCAATTAAGATAACAAAAGTTAAAGATGGTGATATAACAAAAGAAAGTACTGATGCAATTAATGGTGGACAATTAGCAAAAATTTTAGGTATAGATGGAAAAACATATAAGATTGGTGATGATGGCAAAATTGTTAAAGTTGATGGTAACCCATTGTATGATACAATTAAGAGTAATCCAAGTACAACACCAAGCAATGCATTAGAAGCAACTAATGCAATAATTGCTGCAATTAATAAAGGAATTAAAATTAAAGCAGATGACGATGAAACAAAAGATAAGAATTTGGGTGATACTATAGCACTTATTCATAGTAAAGAAGAAAAAGATGGATATAGCGGTAAAAATTTAAAAACATATTTGACAGATAAGGGAGAATTTGCCCTATTATTCAATATGAAGCCTATATTTACAGAAGTTACAGTTGGTGATGATGCAAGCGGTAAAACTGTTTTAGGTAAAGATGGTTTAACTATTAAGGGAAAAGATGGAAAAGAAGGAAAAATTACCATAGATAATGAAGGTAAATTAGCAATTAAAAATGGTGATAAAACTTCAACTTTAGTAACAGAAGAAAGTGCAAAACAAAATCTTAAATTAAGCTACAAAGTTAATGATGAAACTGATAGTAAATCTACTAGTCTTGAACAAGGTTTAACATTTAAGAGTTCTGATATAAAAATTTCATCTGAAGATAAGGGAGTTATTAATTTTAATATAGATAAGGCAAGCGATATAGATGATGCTAATAAGGATAAGTTAGTAACAGTAGATGTGATAAAGAAATATGTAGATAAACAAAAAGAAAGTGGAAACAAAGTTACAGGTGATAATTCTGATGGTACAGCCGAAGGTATCGATGATGGATTGAATGGAAAGACATTAACTGAAAAGATAAATGCACTAAGAAATGGTGAAGCAGGACCTATGGTATATACTGATAAAGATGGAAATAAGTTAAAAAGAGGTTCTGATGGTAAACTATATAAGCCTAGCGATTTAAATGATGATGGGACTGTAAAAGATGGTAAAGAAGCAGTAAAAAATGTAGAATTAAAATTAAAAGGTGATGATCCTGTTGCTTTAAATAATGTAGCTAATGCAGTGGAAAAAGTGAGTGATTTAACAGATAATGATGATTTAGTTGATGGTTATAAGGCGATTAATAAGAATGACTTACAAAAAGTTGTAAAAGCTGGTTTAAATATTAAAGGAAATAAAGGAGAAACACATCAAAATTTAGGATCAAGTTTAGAAATTAAAGGTGAAGGTAATATAGAAACTAGTGTTGAAGATGGAAAACTTACAATTACTATGAAAAAAGAAGCTTCATTTGAAGATGGTGTAAAACTTGGTAAAGGTAATATAGAACTTAATGCTGATGATGATGGAAATAAATTGACTCTAAAAGGAAAAGATCAAAAAAATGTAATATTAGATGGAGTAAATGATGGAAAGATAGAAAAAGATTCAAAGGAAGCTATAAATGGTGGACAAATAAATAATATTTTATCTAATTTAGGAGTTAATAGTGAAGGTAAACCAATAGATGGTACAAATAAAAGTTTAATAACAAAAATATTAGATAAAGATGGAAAAGAAAGTTCAAAAGACCCTGAAACTTTAGTTGATGCTATAAATAGAACAATTGAAAGAGTAAATGATGTATTTACAATAAAAGACGATAATAATGGTGAAATGAAAAAGCATTTAGGTTCAGAAATTGTAATACAATCATTAAAAGGACAAGATTCTGATTTTAGTGGGGATAATGTTAAAGTTCAAGTTAGTGATGGTAAAATTGAAATAGGAATGAAAAAAAATCCAACATTTGAAAGTGTACAATTAGGTGATGGAGCAAATGCATTAGAACTTTCATATGAAAAAGATGGATTAATGATAAAACCATCTACTGGAGAAGCACAAAAAATATTAACTGATAAAAATGTTAATGAATTTGGTCCTATAAAGATAAATGAAGGTGTTGCAACAATAGATAGCCCAAATAAAGAGCCAGTAATTTTAAGAAATTTATCAGATGGGGTTGAATTAAATGATGCTGTTAATGTTAAACAATTAAAAGCAGTTAAAAGTACAGCTAATTTTGCACTAGGTGGTGTTGCAAATGCAGTAGCTATGGCAAACTTATTACAAGTAAATTCATATTCAGATTATAGACGTAATATAGCGGTAGCATGTGGATATTATGGACATCAATATGCATTGGCTGTAGGATTTAGTGGAGTTAATGAAAAAAGAAGAGTAAACTATAGAATAAGTGGTTCAGTAAATACACAAGGAAATCTAGCACTTGGTGGAGGAATTGGAATTATGCTAGGTAAAAAGGAAGAAAGATATGCAGGTAAACTAGAAAAGCTAAATGTAGCTAAACTTCTTGATAGAATAGATGAATTAGAAAAAGATAAGATATCTGATAGAAAAGAAATTGAAAACTTGAAGAAAGAAAATCAAGAAATCAAAAAAATGTTAAAGAAGATATTGAAAAAGTAA
- a CDS encoding PTS sugar transporter subunit IIA → MTTALLLTGHGLFSQGLYSSLKMVMGVNENIKYQNFIEGESSENLKKNLKNLIADLLKTNDRLICLTDIKGGTPFRLCCELAIENPKISVVSGANMPLLFQLTELMEEDFNLEDTINESLKDIFLFKYVARKEVEEIDGI, encoded by the coding sequence ATGACAACAGCACTTTTATTAACAGGGCACGGCTTATTTTCTCAAGGTTTATACTCATCATTAAAAATGGTAATGGGAGTTAATGAAAATATTAAATACCAAAATTTTATTGAGGGAGAATCTTCAGAAAATTTAAAAAAGAATTTAAAAAATTTAATAGCTGACTTATTAAAAACAAATGATAGACTTATTTGTCTGACAGATATTAAAGGTGGAACACCTTTTAGATTGTGTTGTGAATTAGCAATAGAAAATCCAAAAATATCTGTTGTGTCAGGAGCTAATATGCCTTTGTTATTTCAACTAACAGAGCTTATGGAAGAAGATTTCAATTTAGAAGATACTATAAATGAAAGCTTAAAAGATATATTTTTATTTAAATATGTAGCTAGAAAAGAAGTAGAAGAAATAGATGGGATATAG
- the eda gene encoding bifunctional 4-hydroxy-2-oxoglutarate aldolase/2-dehydro-3-deoxy-phosphogluconate aldolase has translation MNKSIIERIFNLGLIPIVKIDDIEKATKLSACLYKGGLDCIEVTYRTKNATEAIKKINEMDEDILVCAGTVSNLQEANEAINAGAKAIFTPGLNEKLITWCKEKNILIIPGVSTASEVEKAREYGLNILKFFPAEASGGVEKLKALSAVYKDIKFIPTGGINEENIKSYLNLENVEACGGTFMVDEEKIKENDWEGIEKSVKEAIRVMLDYQLIHVGINETSKEDALRVANIFCDLFDFKLYNKPRSYFGGRGFEIMHKKGYGKNGHIGIYTAFPEKAIYQLKKKGIKVLEETVTRNKKTNRINLAYLDLEISGFAIHLINPDVKM, from the coding sequence ATGAACAAAAGTATTATTGAACGAATTTTTAATCTAGGGCTTATACCTATAGTTAAAATAGACGACATAGAAAAGGCAACTAAACTTTCAGCTTGCTTATATAAAGGAGGACTTGATTGTATAGAAGTTACATATAGAACAAAAAATGCAACTGAAGCAATAAAGAAGATCAATGAAATGGATGAAGATATTTTGGTCTGTGCAGGAACTGTATCTAATTTACAAGAAGCAAATGAAGCTATTAATGCAGGAGCTAAGGCTATATTTACTCCAGGTTTGAATGAAAAGCTTATAACTTGGTGTAAAGAAAAGAATATTTTGATTATACCCGGGGTTTCAACAGCAAGTGAAGTTGAAAAAGCAAGAGAATATGGACTTAATATATTGAAATTTTTCCCAGCAGAAGCTAGTGGAGGTGTAGAAAAGTTAAAAGCTTTATCAGCAGTATATAAAGATATAAAATTCATACCTACAGGAGGTATAAATGAAGAAAATATAAAATCTTATCTAAATTTAGAAAATGTTGAAGCCTGTGGTGGAACATTTATGGTAGATGAAGAAAAGATTAAGGAAAATGATTGGGAAGGTATAGAAAAATCAGTAAAAGAAGCTATAAGAGTAATGTTAGACTATCAACTTATACATGTTGGTATAAATGAAACAAGTAAGGAAGATGCTCTTAGAGTAGCAAATATATTCTGCGATTTATTTGATTTCAAATTATATAACAAACCAAGAAGTTACTTCGGAGGTAGAGGCTTTGAAATAATGCATAAAAAAGGTTATGGTAAAAATGGACATATAGGTATTTATACTGCTTTTCCAGAAAAAGCAATATATCAATTGAAGAAAAAAGGAATAAAAGTTCTTGAAGAAACTGTAACAAGAAATAAGAAAACTAATAGAATTAATTTAGCATATTTAGATTTAGAAATTTCAGGATTTGCAATACATTTGATAAATCCAGATGTTAAGATGTAG
- a CDS encoding SIS domain-containing protein → MNFLENENVACNTSFEICSQPDKWKLLYQDYLQKEKDLRAFFEKINLDNSFDIIFTGAGSSEFIGNILMPLLNSTKTYNFKSVATTDIVTNPEMYLNKDKKTLLISFARSGDSPESVATVNIANSLVKNIYHLYITCNPNGHLALQAKNNENAFTFLMPAGTNDKGFAMTSSLSCMLLTAILIFYKPKDVLQKIEDVRKYCLNSVDRIKELANKEHDRIVILGSGPFKGLSQELALKVMELTAGKCIAKFDSTLGFRHGPKSIITKDTIVFILKNPIKHASLYDNDLYHEILEDKITEDVYLYSEDTDLITAIFTYLMYGQMFAFFKSRHFNLNTDNPFPHGEVNRVVKKFKIYE, encoded by the coding sequence ATGAATTTTTTAGAAAATGAAAATGTAGCATGCAATACTTCTTTTGAAATTTGCTCTCAACCCGATAAATGGAAGTTACTTTATCAAGATTATTTACAAAAAGAAAAAGATTTAAGGGCTTTTTTTGAAAAAATTAATTTAGATAACTCCTTCGATATTATATTTACAGGTGCCGGAAGTTCAGAATTTATAGGTAATATTTTAATGCCTCTTTTGAATAGCACTAAGACATATAACTTTAAATCTGTTGCAACAACAGATATAGTTACTAATCCTGAAATGTATTTAAATAAAGACAAAAAAACTTTATTAATATCTTTTGCACGATCTGGAGATTCTCCTGAAAGTGTTGCAACTGTAAATATAGCAAATTCTTTGGTAAAAAATATTTATCATTTATATATAACTTGTAATCCAAATGGGCATCTTGCTCTACAAGCAAAAAATAATGAAAATGCTTTTACCTTCCTTATGCCTGCAGGTACAAATGACAAAGGATTTGCAATGACAAGTAGTCTAAGTTGTATGCTATTAACTGCAATATTAATTTTCTACAAGCCAAAAGATGTTCTTCAAAAAATTGAAGATGTAAGAAAATATTGTCTAAACTCTGTTGATAGAATAAAAGAATTAGCGAATAAAGAACATGATAGAATTGTTATTCTTGGTTCAGGTCCTTTTAAAGGTTTATCTCAAGAATTAGCACTTAAGGTTATGGAATTGACTGCTGGTAAATGTATAGCAAAATTTGATAGTACCCTTGGTTTCAGACATGGTCCAAAATCTATAATAACAAAGGATACTATAGTTTTCATTCTTAAAAACCCTATAAAACATGCTAGTCTTTATGATAATGACCTATATCACGAAATATTAGAAGATAAGATTACAGAGGATGTTTATCTATACTCTGAAGATACAGATTTAATAACAGCAATTTTCACATATTTAATGTATGGTCAAATGTTTGCTTTCTTCAAGTCTAGACATTTTAATTTAAATACAGATAATCCCTTCCCACATGGAGAAGTTAATAGAGTTGTTAAAAAATTCAAAATTTATGAATAA